One part of the Tenacibaculum sp. 190130A14a genome encodes these proteins:
- a CDS encoding GNAT family N-acetyltransferase, whose product MNEQIRKVEKADIPELKKVLDSSELFPSYLLDDMISDYLNNEKSTDIWFTTIDNGKPISIGYCAPERLTEGTYNLYAIAVNKEEQGNGIGKKMMEYIENELKAKGNRILIVETSGKPEFELTREFYIKCNYTKQAVIPEFYEKGDDKIVFWKKLAE is encoded by the coding sequence ATGAACGAACAAATTAGAAAAGTAGAAAAAGCAGATATTCCTGAATTAAAGAAAGTACTTGATTCTAGTGAGTTGTTTCCTTCATACTTACTTGATGACATGATAAGTGATTATTTGAATAACGAAAAATCAACAGACATTTGGTTTACCACAATAGATAACGGGAAACCCATTTCAATTGGCTACTGTGCACCAGAAAGGCTAACCGAAGGAACTTACAACCTTTATGCAATAGCTGTGAATAAGGAAGAACAAGGAAATGGTATTGGTAAAAAAATGATGGAATACATTGAAAACGAGTTGAAAGCAAAAGGCAACCGTATTTTGATTGTAGAAACATCTGGAAAACCTGAATTTGAATTAACACGGGAATTTTACATTAAATGTAATTACACTAAACAAGCTGTAATCCCTGAGTTTTATGAAAAGGGAGATGACAAAATCGTCTTTTGGAAGAAATTGGCAGAATAA
- a CDS encoding helix-turn-helix transcriptional regulator translates to MDKINYNRIKAVLAEKNISSKELAKHLDKTESTVSRWCTNDVQPSVEVFYQISQFLGVDIRDLFVSTKD, encoded by the coding sequence ATGGACAAAATAAATTACAATCGGATAAAAGCAGTTTTGGCTGAAAAGAATATATCGTCTAAGGAGCTTGCAAAGCATCTTGATAAAACAGAATCTACCGTTTCAAGATGGTGTACTAATGATGTACAACCTTCAGTGGAAGTGTTTTATCAGATTTCTCAATTTTTAGGTGTTGACATTCGAGACTTGTTTGTCTCAACGAAAGATTAG